A single Cryomorphaceae bacterium DNA region contains:
- a CDS encoding prohibitin family protein → MDPRLRSLVIVVGIGVFALVLLWSSITVTINPGEKGVLFRRFAGGLDKENVFEQGFHFIAPWNTIYIYNVKVQEDKSIMQVLSKNGLTIKAEISYRYNPDPTKIGYLHDEVGKNYLETIIIPEIRSATREVIGEYLPEELYSTKREAIQVEIFNRTYAAMEKKNLYLDAVLIREVELPPKLQQAIERKLEQEQAALEYEFKLERAKKEAERLRIEAQGKADANVILNRSLTENILREKGIEATVQLASSPNAKVVVVGSGEDGLPLILGNN, encoded by the coding sequence ATGGACCCAAGACTCAGAAGCTTAGTTATTGTTGTCGGGATTGGCGTGTTTGCCCTCGTCCTCTTGTGGTCGAGCATCACGGTGACCATCAATCCTGGAGAAAAAGGTGTCTTGTTCCGCCGTTTCGCCGGAGGACTCGACAAGGAGAATGTATTTGAACAAGGATTTCACTTCATTGCGCCGTGGAATACCATTTACATCTACAACGTCAAGGTACAGGAAGACAAATCCATCATGCAGGTACTGTCCAAAAACGGTCTGACCATTAAGGCCGAGATCAGTTACCGCTACAATCCGGACCCTACGAAAATTGGATACCTCCACGACGAGGTAGGTAAAAACTACCTGGAGACCATTATTATTCCAGAAATCCGTTCTGCGACCCGTGAGGTGATCGGGGAATACTTGCCCGAAGAACTCTACAGCACCAAGCGCGAGGCCATTCAGGTGGAAATCTTCAACCGCACCTATGCGGCCATGGAGAAGAAGAACCTGTACCTCGATGCTGTTTTGATTCGCGAGGTAGAGCTTCCGCCAAAACTCCAACAAGCCATCGAGCGTAAATTGGAACAGGAGCAGGCCGCACTCGAATACGAGTTTAAGCTGGAGCGCGCTAAGAAAGAAGCCGAGCGTTTGCGTATTGAAGCGCAGGGTAAGGCCGATGCGAACGTGATCTTGAACCGCTCTTTGACGGAGAACATCCTACGAGAAAAGGGAATCGAAGCTACGGTTCAGCTCGCCTCTTCACCGAACGCCAAAGTTGTGGTCGTGGGAAGTGGAGAAGATGGGCTTCCGCTAATCCTCGGGAATAATTAA
- a CDS encoding J domain-containing protein produces MRTYYDILKVQEDCSQDEIKQQYRTLAKKYHPDRNPSAKAHDQFIAVKKAYNTLSDDKRRAHYDRGLKYIRTKKANGSSGFEQFQKAKANPQQRYKTEAERNRNYELNRQRAWMKHIRRMQEDNAYFKKFKTYALIVSLGSLLLAVSFFADYAMTRTGPVEVVMEKFYLFPISQDPADREYYTIITDKEEHRIFYELVDEIQRGDQISLKQSPVYGMTLGIDIIRENQLIRTKNPAVEAGFKFFSLLFGVALLTFFFKDRNEWAVNLTLINLLLLAINALMLTLSLMN; encoded by the coding sequence GTGAGAACGTACTACGATATACTTAAGGTCCAAGAGGACTGCAGCCAAGACGAAATCAAGCAGCAGTACCGGACACTCGCAAAGAAATACCACCCTGACCGGAACCCTTCGGCCAAGGCCCATGATCAATTCATTGCGGTCAAGAAGGCGTACAATACCCTTTCAGATGATAAGCGCAGAGCGCATTACGATCGAGGGCTCAAATACATCCGCACCAAAAAGGCGAACGGGAGTTCCGGCTTTGAACAGTTTCAAAAGGCCAAAGCCAATCCGCAGCAGCGATACAAAACAGAAGCAGAACGCAATCGAAACTACGAACTAAACCGTCAGCGTGCCTGGATGAAGCACATTCGACGGATGCAAGAGGACAACGCCTACTTCAAGAAGTTCAAGACCTACGCGCTCATTGTTTCCCTAGGGAGTCTCTTGCTTGCGGTCAGTTTCTTCGCGGATTATGCCATGACGCGCACAGGACCGGTTGAAGTGGTCATGGAGAAGTTCTACCTCTTCCCCATCTCACAAGATCCAGCCGATCGTGAATACTATACCATCATTACGGACAAGGAAGAACATCGGATTTTCTATGAGCTCGTGGACGAGATTCAGCGTGGTGATCAAATCAGCCTAAAGCAAAGCCCGGTGTACGGGATGACCCTCGGTATCGACATCATTCGCGAGAATCAACTTATCCGAACAAAAAATCCGGCCGTAGAGGCCGGATTCAAGTTCTTCAGTCTGCTCTTTGGGGTGGCCCTGCTCACATTTTTCTTTAAAGATCGGAATGAATGGGCCGTGAACCTCACGCTGATCAACTTGCTACTGCTGGCGATCAACGCTTTGATGCTCACCTTGAGCTTAATGAATTAA
- a CDS encoding DUF819 family protein — protein MEAEVAVNPPLFSNDAIVFGLLMAALGLVFYTAELKGKGWKKFYTFFPPLLMCYMIPALLNSFNIISTEISGLYTMAKNYLLPTALILMTLSIDFKGIVNLGPKSLIMFFTATVGIVLGGPFAVWIVSMISPEVVGGAGPDAVWRGLSTLAGSWIGGGANQAAMLEIYQYNPEKYGAMVLVDIIVANIWMAFLLYGVGKQVQIDKWLKADSSAIEELKNKVEAYSNSIAKMPTLKDFMIILGVGFMATAMSHWGSSLITGFITTSVPALAKSVLNSGFFWLVVLATTIGLALSFTKARELEGAGASKFGSVFIYVLVATIGMKMDILKIFDNPGLLAVGLIWMAFHVALLFLVAKLIRAPYFFLAVGSKANIGGAASAPVVAAAFHPSLAPVGVLLAVLGYALGTYGALFCAQLMELVSP, from the coding sequence ATGGAAGCCGAAGTAGCCGTAAACCCACCCCTATTTAGTAACGACGCCATTGTCTTTGGTCTCTTGATGGCCGCGCTCGGCCTTGTCTTTTATACAGCGGAGCTCAAGGGAAAAGGCTGGAAGAAATTCTACACCTTCTTCCCTCCTCTTTTGATGTGTTACATGATCCCGGCCTTGTTGAATTCCTTCAACATCATTAGCACAGAAATCAGCGGACTGTACACCATGGCCAAGAATTATTTGCTTCCTACGGCCCTGATCCTCATGACCCTGAGCATCGATTTCAAGGGCATTGTCAACCTCGGTCCAAAGAGTCTTATCATGTTCTTCACTGCTACGGTCGGTATTGTATTAGGTGGGCCTTTTGCCGTTTGGATCGTGAGCATGATTTCTCCTGAAGTCGTTGGAGGTGCTGGGCCAGATGCGGTCTGGAGAGGGCTTTCAACCCTTGCTGGAAGCTGGATTGGTGGCGGAGCCAATCAAGCAGCTATGCTCGAGATTTACCAATACAATCCAGAAAAATACGGCGCTATGGTGCTTGTAGACATCATTGTGGCCAACATATGGATGGCTTTCCTGCTCTACGGCGTGGGCAAACAAGTGCAAATCGACAAGTGGCTCAAAGCAGATAGCTCAGCCATTGAGGAATTGAAGAACAAGGTAGAGGCTTATTCGAACAGCATTGCCAAGATGCCAACCCTTAAGGATTTCATGATCATATTGGGCGTCGGCTTTATGGCTACAGCCATGTCACACTGGGGAAGCAGCTTGATTACGGGCTTTATCACAACGAGTGTTCCGGCTTTGGCAAAGTCAGTTTTGAACTCTGGGTTCTTTTGGTTGGTCGTATTGGCCACAACAATAGGATTGGCCCTCTCGTTTACTAAAGCAAGGGAACTTGAAGGAGCGGGAGCTTCAAAATTCGGGAGCGTATTCATCTATGTGTTGGTGGCGACGATTGGTATGAAGATGGATATCCTGAAGATTTTCGACAACCCTGGACTGTTGGCGGTTGGACTGATCTGGATGGCCTTTCACGTGGCCTTATTATTCCTCGTTGCCAAGTTAATCCGGGCTCCTTATTTCTTCTTGGCCGTTGGAAGTAAAGCAAACATTGGCGGTGCAGCAAGTGCACCAGTTGTGGCTGCGGCCTTCCACCCTTCTTTAGCGCCCGTCGGTGTACTATTGGCCGTGTTGGGATACGCGTTGGGAACCTACGGCGCCTTGTTTTGCGCCCAGCTTATGGAGCTGGTGTCGCCCTAG
- a CDS encoding SulP family inorganic anion transporter, which produces MSKFFHSFTFDPKSDILSGLTVALALVPEAVAFAFVAGVDPLVGLYGAFMMGLVTALFGGRPGMISGATGAMAVVMVHMIQKGNAVGMELAQPIENLGLQWLFITLLIVGLIQMSAGLFRLGKFVRLIPHPVMMGFVNGLAIVIFLSQLNLFKTTTDGESRWLEGTPLYTMMALVGITMLIMWLLPKVTKAVPSALVGIIVVAGIAIASGMDVPTVGSFIREGGGEGLKGGLPTFQIQIFSLFDTMKGHWGLILSTAFILAAVGLIESLMTLNLIDDLTETRGSGNRECVAQGSANLLNGLFGGMGGCAMIGQSLINVNSGGRGRLSGVVAAIGLLSFILFGSGLIEQIPIAALVGVMFMVVIGTFAWSSFRILNKIPLADALILIAVSAITVWQDLAIAVLTGVVMSALVFAWQNATMIRARKRTKADGTKVYEIWGPLFFGSIQSFNSKFTVSEDPEQVEIDFMESRVSDHSGIEAIWNLVNKYRAQGKNVHLTHLSPECQVLLRKASPLFDGSVIETAIDDPRYHVVTDLMDAEV; this is translated from the coding sequence ATGTCGAAATTCTTCCACAGCTTTACTTTCGATCCGAAATCTGATATCCTCTCTGGACTTACCGTTGCCCTAGCGCTCGTTCCAGAGGCGGTTGCCTTCGCCTTCGTCGCTGGCGTAGATCCACTCGTGGGATTATACGGCGCCTTTATGATGGGCTTGGTCACCGCATTGTTCGGAGGCCGTCCAGGTATGATTTCAGGGGCTACTGGCGCCATGGCCGTGGTTATGGTCCATATGATTCAGAAGGGGAATGCCGTGGGGATGGAATTGGCTCAACCTATTGAAAACCTAGGTCTACAATGGCTATTCATTACTCTTTTGATAGTAGGTCTCATTCAGATGTCCGCAGGCTTATTTCGACTTGGGAAGTTTGTCCGCCTCATTCCACATCCTGTGATGATGGGATTCGTGAATGGTTTGGCCATCGTAATCTTCCTTTCTCAGCTCAACTTATTCAAGACCACCACCGATGGTGAGTCGCGCTGGCTTGAAGGGACTCCGCTCTACACCATGATGGCCCTGGTTGGCATTACCATGCTCATTATGTGGCTTTTACCCAAAGTGACCAAGGCCGTTCCCTCTGCGCTGGTCGGGATTATTGTGGTAGCTGGTATTGCGATTGCTTCTGGTATGGATGTCCCGACTGTGGGTTCCTTTATTCGCGAAGGCGGTGGTGAAGGGCTTAAAGGAGGACTACCTACCTTCCAAATTCAAATCTTTAGTCTCTTCGACACCATGAAGGGACATTGGGGATTGATTCTATCTACAGCGTTTATTTTGGCCGCCGTGGGCCTTATTGAGTCTTTGATGACCCTTAACCTCATCGATGACCTCACCGAAACGAGAGGTTCTGGAAACCGTGAATGCGTCGCTCAAGGTTCAGCCAACCTGCTCAACGGACTCTTTGGAGGAATGGGAGGATGTGCCATGATCGGTCAATCTTTGATCAATGTGAATTCTGGGGGTCGGGGACGACTCTCCGGTGTAGTCGCCGCGATTGGCTTACTGTCGTTCATTCTGTTCGGCTCAGGACTGATTGAGCAGATTCCCATTGCCGCATTGGTGGGCGTTATGTTTATGGTGGTCATTGGTACCTTTGCGTGGAGTAGCTTCCGCATTCTCAATAAAATCCCATTGGCTGACGCCCTGATTCTTATAGCCGTTTCGGCCATCACCGTGTGGCAAGACTTAGCGATTGCTGTACTGACCGGTGTAGTCATGAGCGCTTTGGTTTTTGCTTGGCAAAACGCGACGATGATTCGAGCTCGCAAGCGCACGAAAGCCGACGGAACCAAGGTCTACGAGATATGGGGGCCACTATTCTTCGGATCCATTCAATCCTTCAACAGCAAGTTCACGGTATCTGAGGATCCGGAACAGGTAGAGATTGATTTCATGGAATCACGCGTCAGCGATCATTCCGGAATTGAAGCCATTTGGAACTTGGTCAATAAATATCGAGCCCAAGGAAAGAACGTGCATTTGACGCACTTGAGCCCTGAGTGTCAAGTATTGCTGCGAAAAGCCAGTCCTCTTTTTGATGGCTCCGTGATTGAAACAGCCATTGACGACCCTCGATACCACGTGGTAACGGACCTCATGGACGCCGAAGTCTAA
- a CDS encoding S46 family peptidase, with amino-acid sequence MKRLLLILMIALTGGWSSSFAKEGMWIPLLLEQLNEKEMKDLGMTISAEDIYSVNQGSLKDAVVHFGGFCTGEVISDQGLVLTNHHCGYGAIQSHTTLENNYLRDGFWAMSRSEELPNDGLFVRFIKRIDDVSELVLYEVDEEMSQADRAAKIKENVEALVAKMEEETGFDAMIRPFYAGNQYFLFLTQTYNDVRLVGAPPSSIGKYGRDTDNWMWPRHTGDFSMFRIYADADNQPAEYAETNVPYAPKHHLPVSLSGVQPNDFTMVFGFPGSTDEYMPAAELEMMVGKWDPAKIELREKAINIMVEAMKADEQVNVQYASTQAGLANSWKKWIGIGQGIEFTKAVEAKREREERFQELVSNNRRFDARYKTLLPNYEKLFGEWSPYVEARDLYLETCFRAVGSMYFTYQMRGLPEKLEGAAADTALMEASAQGSGHFKDYNESLERRLFVEMMQHYVDHVSPELRSPLLDEWSMDRAGELFDASNFTSAERFNSFTALSPKKAKKAIAKDELFGLSGALLDFYRANLAGPYGSIRAQIDSMDRIYMKAQMEVFPRERFYPDANSTLRLSYGKVEGFAPRDAVTYNHITTLEGVVAKYVPGDYEFDLPARLLELEASKEYGDYANEEGELPVCFIASNHTSGGNSGSPAINGRGELIGLNFDRVWEGTMSDFNFDERICRNIMVDIRYVLFIVDKFAGASHLVDEMDLVYAPEEEAPDQDVQSEVILD; translated from the coding sequence ATGAAAAGACTCCTATTGATTTTAATGATCGCCCTCACGGGCGGATGGTCGAGTTCCTTCGCAAAAGAAGGTATGTGGATACCGCTTCTTCTCGAGCAGCTGAACGAAAAGGAAATGAAAGACCTCGGCATGACCATATCGGCAGAGGATATCTACAGCGTTAATCAAGGAAGTCTTAAAGATGCGGTGGTCCACTTTGGTGGATTCTGTACAGGAGAAGTCATCAGTGATCAGGGATTAGTATTGACCAATCACCACTGCGGGTATGGCGCTATACAAAGCCACACAACGCTGGAAAACAACTACTTGCGAGATGGATTTTGGGCGATGAGTCGCTCGGAGGAATTGCCGAACGACGGGTTGTTCGTCCGATTCATCAAGCGTATTGACGACGTCAGCGAACTCGTTCTGTACGAGGTAGATGAGGAGATGTCTCAAGCTGATCGAGCCGCGAAGATCAAAGAAAATGTGGAGGCATTGGTCGCGAAAATGGAGGAAGAAACCGGCTTCGATGCTATGATTCGCCCCTTTTACGCGGGCAATCAATACTTCCTTTTTCTGACGCAGACCTACAATGATGTTCGACTGGTCGGAGCACCACCTTCAAGCATCGGGAAGTACGGTCGAGACACCGACAACTGGATGTGGCCTCGGCACACTGGCGATTTTTCCATGTTCCGAATCTATGCGGACGCCGACAATCAACCTGCTGAGTACGCTGAAACGAATGTTCCATACGCACCGAAGCATCACTTGCCCGTATCGCTTTCCGGTGTGCAGCCCAATGATTTTACAATGGTTTTTGGTTTTCCGGGATCAACGGATGAGTACATGCCAGCAGCCGAACTGGAAATGATGGTCGGCAAATGGGATCCAGCGAAAATTGAATTACGTGAAAAAGCCATCAACATCATGGTTGAAGCCATGAAGGCCGACGAGCAAGTCAATGTGCAATACGCAAGTACTCAAGCTGGATTGGCAAATAGCTGGAAGAAGTGGATTGGTATTGGGCAAGGAATCGAATTCACCAAAGCTGTGGAGGCAAAAAGAGAGCGTGAAGAGCGCTTCCAAGAGTTGGTCAGCAATAATCGTCGATTCGACGCTCGGTATAAGACATTACTTCCGAACTACGAAAAGCTCTTTGGAGAATGGAGCCCTTATGTGGAAGCTCGCGACCTCTATTTAGAGACGTGTTTTAGAGCAGTAGGAAGCATGTATTTCACGTATCAAATGCGAGGGCTCCCCGAAAAGCTAGAAGGAGCAGCGGCAGATACGGCTCTAATGGAGGCCTCCGCCCAGGGTTCCGGGCATTTCAAGGATTACAACGAAAGCTTGGAGCGCCGACTATTTGTCGAAATGATGCAGCACTACGTAGATCATGTTTCCCCTGAATTGAGAAGCCCATTACTCGACGAATGGTCTATGGATCGTGCCGGGGAACTCTTTGATGCGTCAAACTTCACTAGTGCCGAACGCTTTAATTCTTTTACGGCCCTGAGTCCCAAGAAGGCCAAAAAAGCCATCGCAAAAGACGAACTGTTTGGCTTATCAGGCGCTCTTCTAGACTTTTATCGTGCCAACCTGGCTGGCCCTTACGGATCTATTAGAGCTCAAATAGACAGCATGGATCGTATTTATATGAAGGCACAAATGGAGGTGTTCCCAAGAGAGCGGTTTTATCCGGACGCCAACAGTACCTTGAGGTTGAGCTATGGAAAGGTGGAGGGCTTTGCTCCTCGAGATGCCGTCACCTACAATCACATTACAACCTTAGAGGGTGTAGTCGCTAAATACGTGCCCGGAGATTATGAGTTTGACTTGCCTGCACGTTTACTTGAGTTGGAAGCCTCAAAAGAGTATGGCGATTACGCGAATGAAGAAGGGGAGTTGCCCGTGTGTTTTATCGCGAGCAATCATACCAGTGGAGGAAACTCGGGATCTCCGGCCATAAATGGACGAGGCGAACTTATCGGGCTTAACTTCGATCGCGTATGGGAAGGAACCATGAGCGACTTCAACTTCGATGAGCGGATTTGCCGCAACATCATGGTCGATATTCGCTACGTCCTTTTCATTGTAGACAAGTTCGCGGGCGCCAGTCACCTTGTTGATGAAATGGACTTGGTATATGCCCCAGAAGAGGAGGCACCAGATCAAGACGTTCAATCTGAGGTCATTCTGGATTGA
- a CDS encoding ATP phosphoribosyltransferase, giving the protein MSTLRIAIQKSGRLYEESVDLLKAAGLKIDNGRQQLKAEVRGFSAEVFFLRNSDIPQYLEDGVADIGIVGSNLLEEYQNPLDSIESLGFSKCRVSLAVPRESSYQSVQDLAGKRIATSYPNTLRRFLEDQGVTADIHNISGSVEIAPNIGVADAICDIVSSGNTLFVNGLRETEVILRSEAVLVARPNLSTEIQDLLDQFLFRIRSVLRSRQYKYILLNAPNGQLERITNILPGMKSPTIIPLAEAGWSSVHSVIEEGRFWPIIDELRQAGAEGILITPIEKMAL; this is encoded by the coding sequence ATGTCAACACTAAGAATCGCCATTCAAAAATCAGGACGTCTTTACGAAGAGTCCGTTGACCTGCTTAAGGCGGCAGGTCTTAAGATCGATAACGGTCGTCAACAACTCAAAGCAGAAGTGCGAGGATTCTCAGCGGAGGTCTTCTTCTTGCGAAATTCTGACATCCCTCAGTACTTGGAGGATGGGGTTGCCGATATCGGAATTGTCGGAAGCAATCTCCTCGAGGAATACCAGAACCCGCTGGATTCGATTGAATCCTTGGGATTTTCTAAATGCAGGGTCTCATTAGCCGTGCCCAGAGAATCATCTTACCAATCGGTTCAAGACCTTGCAGGAAAGAGGATCGCTACCAGTTACCCCAATACGCTTCGCCGATTCCTCGAGGATCAGGGCGTAACGGCTGACATTCACAACATTAGCGGGAGCGTCGAGATTGCGCCAAACATCGGTGTGGCGGACGCTATTTGCGATATCGTAAGCAGTGGGAACACCCTTTTTGTCAACGGCTTACGCGAGACGGAAGTCATCCTGCGAAGCGAAGCGGTTTTGGTCGCTCGTCCTAACCTTTCTACAGAAATTCAAGATTTACTTGACCAATTCCTGTTTCGGATTCGGTCCGTTCTCCGCTCGAGACAATACAAGTACATCTTGCTCAATGCACCCAATGGTCAACTGGAACGAATCACGAACATCCTACCGGGTATGAAGAGTCCGACCATCATTCCCCTCGCGGAAGCGGGATGGAGCTCCGTACACAGTGTCATTGAGGAAGGCCGGTTCTGGCCCATCATCGATGAGCTTCGACAAGCCGGCGCTGAGGGCATTCTCATCACTCCAATCGAAAAAATGGCATTATAA
- the hisD gene encoding histidinol dehydrogenase — translation MKWIKNTRPSRADELLARPSLQRDELDQLVKQVFWEVEREGDAAVARYSELFDGFKESNWKLDRSALEELAERVAPEVKTAIDRARTNIQAFHEAQGYDELEVETMPGVVCRRRRLPISSVGLYIPGGSAPLFSTVLMLAVPADIAGVKQKVLVTPPNRAGSVAPEIAYCALSSGITEIYLVGGIQAIAALSIGTDSIPKVDKIFGPGNAYVTAAKQFAQNYGVAMDLPAGPSEVMVVGDGGIDPAYAASDLLAQAEHGPDSQVVLLSTDEDWMEAVNEAVIRQKETLPRIDIINQSWDKSLFVLAQNEEELVEWINTYAPEHLILAGAAEQLAEQPIRAGSIFLGAFTPETTGDYASGTNHTLPTGLWARNYSGVSVDSFCVFQTLQRATKEGLASLQSTLVQMARAERLEAHARAVEVRFNAKQP, via the coding sequence ATGAAGTGGATAAAAAATACAAGGCCCTCACGGGCCGATGAATTGCTCGCGCGTCCCAGTCTGCAGCGCGACGAGCTCGATCAGCTCGTCAAGCAAGTCTTTTGGGAAGTAGAGCGCGAGGGAGATGCTGCGGTAGCCCGATATAGTGAGCTCTTTGACGGCTTTAAAGAGTCCAATTGGAAATTGGATCGAAGCGCCTTAGAAGAACTGGCTGAACGCGTAGCGCCAGAAGTCAAAACGGCTATTGATCGGGCCCGAACCAATATTCAAGCCTTTCACGAAGCCCAAGGTTATGACGAATTGGAAGTCGAGACGATGCCGGGAGTGGTTTGCCGGCGTCGCCGTCTGCCGATTTCATCCGTTGGTCTGTACATTCCGGGAGGAAGTGCTCCATTGTTTAGCACGGTTCTGATGCTTGCGGTTCCCGCGGATATTGCAGGCGTTAAACAGAAAGTACTGGTAACTCCGCCCAATCGAGCAGGTTCGGTTGCTCCTGAGATTGCGTACTGCGCTTTGAGTAGCGGAATCACGGAAATCTACCTCGTTGGAGGAATTCAGGCGATTGCCGCTCTTTCCATTGGCACAGATTCTATCCCTAAGGTGGATAAAATCTTTGGCCCGGGTAACGCATACGTTACAGCAGCCAAGCAGTTTGCCCAGAATTACGGGGTCGCTATGGACTTGCCCGCCGGGCCATCAGAGGTCATGGTGGTCGGTGATGGAGGCATTGATCCGGCCTACGCCGCTTCTGATTTACTGGCGCAAGCCGAACACGGGCCTGATAGTCAAGTAGTCTTGCTCAGCACCGATGAGGATTGGATGGAGGCCGTGAACGAAGCAGTCATCCGGCAGAAAGAAACACTACCTCGAATCGACATCATAAATCAAAGCTGGGACAAATCCCTTTTCGTGCTCGCACAAAACGAAGAGGAGCTCGTAGAATGGATTAACACGTATGCTCCCGAACACTTGATTCTAGCAGGGGCTGCCGAACAGCTAGCTGAACAGCCCATTCGTGCGGGATCTATCTTCCTTGGAGCTTTCACGCCCGAAACGACCGGAGATTATGCCTCTGGAACAAACCACACCTTACCGACTGGCCTATGGGCGCGCAACTACAGCGGGGTATCCGTGGATAGCTTTTGTGTGTTTCAGACGCTGCAACGAGCTACAAAGGAAGGATTGGCATCTCTTCAGAGCACATTGGTGCAAATGGCTCGCGCAGAGCGCCTGGAAGCGCATGCCCGAGCAGTAGAAGTCCGATTTAATGCAAAGCAGCCATGA
- the hisC gene encoding histidinol-phosphate transaminase, with product MTEVKPLIDELIRPELRGFRGYSSSRDEVEEAPEIRLDANENPFPSGYNRYPDPQPSSIVEKLSGYYGVESDQLLVTRGSDEAIDTILRLVGQPGKDAVRIFPPTYGMYSVSAQIQGLEVIESPLEMDFRWPNIRGEKPAKVTFLCSPNNPTGGSIPLDRLRELLDQSEGIVVVDEAYAEFSDEASAVELIAEYPQLLVLRTLSKAFGLAGLRIGVILGQKFWIEALQSILAPYPIPTPVLEAFLRQFDPDRMKVEVMEIVGLRQRLKEELRSLDTVEEVLPSEGNFLLVRLRCEAEPLRGFLLERGISIRDRSSAFGFPAVRISIGTPLETLKLVNEWKNYTP from the coding sequence ATGACTGAAGTGAAACCACTTATAGACGAGTTGATACGTCCTGAACTAAGAGGATTCCGAGGTTATTCTTCGAGTCGAGACGAGGTTGAGGAGGCCCCGGAGATTCGGCTCGATGCCAATGAGAATCCTTTTCCAAGCGGATACAACCGGTATCCGGACCCACAACCAAGTTCAATAGTTGAAAAGCTATCTGGTTATTACGGAGTAGAGTCAGATCAACTCCTTGTGACACGCGGGAGCGATGAAGCCATCGACACCATCTTGAGACTGGTGGGTCAACCAGGAAAAGATGCTGTTCGGATCTTTCCTCCCACCTATGGGATGTACTCTGTTAGCGCTCAAATTCAGGGTCTTGAGGTCATTGAATCGCCATTGGAAATGGACTTCCGCTGGCCAAATATACGGGGAGAGAAGCCTGCCAAGGTTACGTTCCTTTGTTCTCCTAACAATCCGACGGGAGGGTCTATCCCGCTTGATCGACTGCGTGAACTATTAGATCAGTCTGAAGGAATCGTTGTTGTGGATGAAGCCTATGCGGAGTTCTCGGACGAGGCTTCGGCCGTTGAATTGATTGCTGAATATCCACAGCTGCTGGTTTTGCGCACACTTTCGAAGGCATTCGGATTGGCTGGACTCCGCATTGGGGTTATCCTCGGACAAAAGTTCTGGATAGAAGCGCTGCAGTCCATTTTAGCCCCATATCCCATACCAACTCCTGTCTTGGAGGCTTTTTTAAGACAATTTGACCCGGATCGAATGAAGGTAGAAGTGATGGAGATCGTCGGGTTGCGGCAAAGGCTTAAAGAGGAGCTTAGGTCGTTGGACACGGTAGAGGAGGTGCTCCCTTCGGAGGGGAACTTTTTATTGGTTCGATTGCGATGCGAAGCGGAGCCATTGCGGGGCTTTTTATTGGAGCGTGGAATCTCCATTCGAGACCGTTCTTCCGCCTTCGGATTCCCCGCGGTTCGGATCAGTATTGGAACACCCTTAGAGACTCTAAAACTGGTTAATGAATGGAAAAATTACACACCATGA